One Vibrio pomeroyi genomic region harbors:
- a CDS encoding AHH domain-containing protein, with protein MSKKPSDSKISEHKLIIGSGSKLAKAIAKNKWSSDLKNHPWYDSKYNTEKGGLQAHHIVTTESLDGHLWKLWREAYEYDINRANNGVILPSSTIIACQVETHVHRSNHNRGLDYDTVLDKYWGGKAKPEEIPDEECEKLYSELRTYLKGVNKQISEIKKRAEKKYYCKSSKKKEFTEDLDDAAEDIVDKLNSFHWTLSRFGKDYAPSSKIGCGGGHIESEKKSREECPHRLNITGTGHAIRNKLGKVMEPRKLEAGS; from the coding sequence GTGTCTAAAAAGCCGTCAGATAGCAAAATATCAGAACATAAATTGATAATAGGAAGCGGTTCCAAGCTAGCTAAAGCTATAGCAAAAAATAAATGGTCGAGTGATCTAAAAAACCATCCTTGGTATGACTCTAAGTACAATACTGAAAAAGGTGGCTTGCAAGCGCACCATATTGTTACCACTGAATCATTGGATGGTCATTTGTGGAAATTATGGAGAGAGGCTTATGAGTATGACATTAACAGGGCAAATAATGGTGTGATACTGCCAAGTAGCACTATTATTGCTTGCCAAGTAGAAACACATGTTCATCGCTCCAATCACAATCGAGGTCTTGATTACGACACCGTTTTAGATAAGTACTGGGGAGGCAAGGCTAAGCCCGAAGAAATCCCAGATGAAGAGTGCGAGAAGCTATATAGTGAATTACGCACCTACTTGAAAGGAGTAAACAAACAAATAAGCGAGATTAAAAAAAGAGCCGAGAAAAAATATTACTGTAAAAGCTCCAAGAAAAAAGAGTTTACCGAGGATCTCGATGACGCAGCGGAAGATATAGTGGACAAACTAAATAGCTTTCATTGGACTCTGTCCAGATTTGGTAAAGATTATGCTCCGAGCTCAAAAATTGGATGTGGAGGTGGTCACATTGAAAGCGAGAAAAAAAGTAGAGAAGAATGTCCTCATAGGCTTAATATTACTGGAACTGGGCACGCAATTCGGAATAAACTAGGTAAGGTAATGGAACCTAGAAAGTTAGAGGCAGGCTCATGA
- a CDS encoding winged helix-turn-helix domain-containing protein, with product MAKLTLEPPVYLIGEYLYSSTSGVLSKDDNLTRLRAKESALLNALIKQVPDVLSRENIVQELYENTYATDATINQLVKRLRKAMGDDQRSLIRTIPKQGYLLAIAPKLVEKHPHSSPEIPAKYLAVEHGDFDPVDVKVEELNRVNTHFIQAKDESRLQRFGAATVIGCLLAVIIGYGLGSWFAPSARYLEQVSVFEAEAQHIDTLSQTPTVVIDNNQQVVAIYLKDDEETVHCAHQEQVTLCN from the coding sequence ATGGCCAAACTCACTTTAGAACCACCTGTTTACCTGATCGGTGAATACTTATATTCATCAACATCAGGGGTATTGTCTAAGGACGATAACCTTACTCGTCTAAGAGCAAAAGAATCGGCTTTGCTGAATGCATTGATCAAGCAGGTTCCTGACGTTCTATCTCGTGAGAACATCGTTCAAGAGCTGTATGAGAACACCTATGCGACGGATGCGACGATCAACCAACTGGTCAAACGTTTAAGAAAGGCTATGGGAGACGACCAGCGCTCGCTGATTAGAACGATTCCAAAGCAAGGCTACTTGTTAGCCATAGCACCTAAATTAGTCGAAAAACACCCTCATTCTTCACCAGAAATACCTGCAAAATACTTAGCTGTAGAGCATGGAGACTTCGACCCTGTTGATGTCAAAGTTGAAGAACTGAACCGTGTAAACACCCATTTTATTCAAGCGAAAGATGAAAGCCGCCTACAACGTTTTGGCGCTGCTACCGTGATAGGCTGTTTATTGGCGGTAATCATAGGTTATGGACTGGGTTCTTGGTTCGCTCCATCGGCACGTTATCTAGAACAAGTTTCAGTGTTCGAAGCAGAAGCCCAACACATAGACACGTTATCCCAAACACCAACAGTGGTCATCGACAACAATCAACAAGTTGTGGCGATCTATTTAAAAGACGATGAAGAAACCGTTCATTGTGCTCATCAAGAGCAAGTTACGTTATGCAATTAA
- a CDS encoding DUF2860 domain-containing protein, with product MNAIKLSLISLISVATVNNAYAVEWDQFSGEILFATLYTHSDSNLYTESNPNLGEDSNRGDNGDKTLLFPLGIVNFDFGKDRAHRLYMGTSRDDLSVGTLAFEFGYHKQLDSGTTFDLAYLPTVIPGEVWTNPYDMDETRQKTDVDGGAIRMKLSNLAQTNISLDMAYAFADVEEDHVPDELLERDSKAYFIKAQYLSMLSPQSGINYGVSYNFHDAEGKANQYNRYAVEASYFFVSSTYALAVTGNYAHSDYRADNPVFDRSRADNSYKLFIAYEYKDLGSWENWSVATFTGTRKNESNIDFFTHREWLLSASLNYAF from the coding sequence ATGAACGCGATAAAATTGTCTTTAATATCCCTGATTTCTGTAGCGACAGTAAACAACGCGTACGCTGTAGAGTGGGACCAATTCAGTGGCGAGATTCTTTTTGCTACCCTCTATACTCATTCTGATTCAAACCTCTACACAGAGAGCAACCCAAATCTAGGCGAAGATTCCAACCGCGGTGATAATGGCGATAAAACCCTGTTGTTTCCCCTTGGTATCGTTAACTTTGATTTTGGCAAAGATCGAGCTCACCGCTTATACATGGGTACCTCTCGTGATGACTTATCCGTCGGTACGTTGGCATTCGAGTTCGGTTACCACAAACAACTGGATTCCGGTACCACCTTTGATCTGGCCTATCTACCAACCGTTATCCCTGGGGAAGTTTGGACCAACCCTTACGACATGGACGAAACCAGACAAAAGACCGATGTTGATGGAGGTGCGATACGAATGAAACTGAGTAACCTTGCACAAACCAACATTTCTTTGGATATGGCCTATGCCTTCGCGGATGTCGAAGAAGATCATGTTCCTGACGAGCTTCTAGAACGTGATAGCAAAGCTTATTTCATCAAAGCCCAATATCTCTCGATGTTAAGCCCTCAATCTGGCATCAACTACGGGGTAAGCTACAACTTTCATGATGCTGAAGGTAAAGCAAACCAATATAATCGATATGCCGTTGAAGCCTCATACTTTTTTGTTTCTTCTACTTATGCTTTAGCTGTAACGGGCAATTATGCGCACAGCGATTACCGTGCAGACAACCCAGTATTTGACCGCAGCCGAGCAGATAACAGCTACAAGTTGTTTATCGCCTACGAATACAAAGACCTCGGCAGTTGGGAAAACTGGAGCGTCGCGACCTTTACTGGCACAAGAAAGAATGAATCTAATATCGATTTCTTCACGCACCGTGAATGGCTACTGTCAGCGTCACTGAACTACGCTTTCTAA
- a CDS encoding ATP-binding protein, whose protein sequence is MLNYRNTIAFIAITLVCFVIPETTVASEERDDKIVVGVLSDNSRDEHGNFEAIYGISLDYLSNISHFLNLKLEIKHYQNIPELLGDVEANKIDGALGFSKTAEREKKFAFSAPIFSTTLAVWYRDAYLKNSNQQQLTWACVNKSVYCQLIEKRGVQQIYQATSRDDAFEAVLQGKADALVTTYVSINEYLDHKDVMRGAVDVPSWLPEEKIRFISSKDNSELIEDIDSILLWEVEGRGIRSVASKNPYHVSDKLISQFKAHQNGKDVITYSSNGEAYPFLFENEKRQLDGMLVEYLALISARTGLGFNYVVPELNLESSYTSYNADIVPVLYRDRTKTKAAQWLITKPFMNASFTKVTHNEASTLPKTEKKGILLSVSKQGIINVGEREDRNITRYRDMKEILDDLRSGEISAAYVPNDITYSMILNDSSEGLTFDKDEGITYSIAFAVSKKNVELKNVLNSIIDTVSVEEIEKLRRNYRKFDLVYGYDSSNVNKFAALVSVVFVTLSYLGYLLLVNLRYKVKLAELNAGNEEKEKIWLSEIIQEINNIVFIHNDKNEILLSNCPKFQSNECQVCTMKSQASGASLVGNQIEIKTILDGDNLNDTHLAEDCRLDISHVHRESKTISSSNSDKRFILTSLLDVSAQKNRENALIKAEKEAKLAVEARENLLTTMSHELRTPLSAVHGLLDIIKINAVNDKDSHLVDQAIRSLDHLNKLVDGVLDLSKIESGVLSVKAEKVELLPLLCDVFRTFEPISKSKNLHYRVEIHPFADRWIMVDGIRVSQILTNLLSNAVKFTSEGEISVVVAAVDNQLVVEITDTGIGMTPTQQQQVLKPFVQADDSITRHYGGTGLGLSIVDQLLQCMGGELHIESELNHGTTINVSIPFVRCDDDEVYSIRSLTYSRDLPDNLKGWCHEWKLTESENTPDLYITQSSQSNLVSMMVRRNLNDQTTISQEQLKYPDSLLNLIVKPDENTVNLLTPDAVSDWQYGDVLIAEDNPINQSVMTLQMNELGIKPVFVDTGLQAWDYINHNSIKVLLTDFHMPEMDGYELVSKIKSSEQFKDIVVIGITAEDSRVAREKTKDIAIDDILYKPYSVSKLLDILEKHATPASRAPSWLERFEKNDAIAVANVFIDTMAEDVANFDFHSPTINRTVHRIKGALNAIGASEISALCQDVECCEPKVNKEKLEKLVGAIESEIEFTKAWLKANEH, encoded by the coding sequence ATGTTGAACTATAGAAATACAATCGCTTTTATTGCCATTACTTTGGTCTGTTTTGTCATTCCAGAGACCACTGTCGCATCTGAAGAAAGGGACGACAAAATTGTTGTGGGTGTGCTGTCAGATAACAGTCGTGATGAGCATGGTAACTTTGAGGCTATTTATGGTATCAGCTTAGATTACCTATCAAATATAAGTCACTTCTTAAATTTAAAATTAGAAATTAAGCACTACCAAAATATTCCTGAGCTGCTTGGCGATGTCGAAGCAAATAAAATTGATGGCGCATTAGGGTTTAGCAAAACAGCAGAACGAGAAAAGAAGTTTGCATTTTCGGCACCCATTTTTTCTACCACTTTGGCTGTTTGGTACCGAGATGCGTATCTGAAAAACAGTAACCAACAGCAACTCACTTGGGCGTGTGTCAACAAAAGCGTGTATTGCCAACTTATTGAGAAGCGTGGTGTACAGCAAATCTATCAAGCTACGTCACGAGATGATGCATTCGAAGCAGTCCTGCAGGGGAAGGCTGATGCGCTTGTGACTACCTACGTTTCAATTAACGAATATCTTGATCATAAAGACGTGATGAGAGGTGCTGTTGATGTTCCTTCATGGTTACCTGAAGAGAAAATTCGTTTCATTTCCAGTAAAGATAACTCAGAGCTAATAGAAGACATCGACTCTATTCTGTTGTGGGAAGTCGAAGGGCGTGGCATTCGCTCGGTCGCCTCAAAGAACCCTTACCACGTTAGCGACAAGCTTATCTCGCAATTTAAAGCTCACCAGAACGGCAAAGATGTCATCACATACAGTTCAAATGGTGAGGCGTATCCGTTTCTTTTCGAGAATGAAAAGAGACAGCTCGATGGCATGCTGGTGGAGTATCTGGCGTTAATTTCTGCAAGAACAGGGCTTGGGTTTAATTATGTCGTCCCTGAGTTGAACCTAGAATCCAGTTACACCTCTTACAACGCAGATATTGTACCTGTGTTATATCGTGATAGGACGAAAACTAAGGCTGCCCAGTGGCTAATCACTAAGCCATTTATGAACGCAAGCTTTACCAAAGTAACCCATAACGAAGCCAGCACTCTGCCTAAAACAGAAAAGAAAGGCATTCTTCTGAGTGTCAGCAAGCAAGGCATCATTAATGTTGGTGAACGCGAAGACAGAAACATCACACGCTATCGTGATATGAAAGAGATTCTGGATGACTTAAGAAGTGGTGAGATCTCGGCGGCGTATGTGCCGAACGACATTACGTACTCGATGATTCTGAATGATTCGTCTGAGGGACTGACTTTTGATAAAGACGAGGGCATCACGTATTCAATCGCATTCGCAGTTTCCAAGAAAAATGTCGAGTTAAAGAATGTATTGAACAGCATCATTGATACGGTGAGTGTCGAAGAAATTGAAAAGCTTCGCCGTAACTATCGTAAATTCGATCTGGTCTACGGTTACGACAGCAGTAACGTGAATAAATTTGCGGCTTTGGTATCGGTCGTTTTTGTGACTCTGTCATACCTTGGTTACCTGCTTTTGGTGAATCTGCGCTACAAAGTCAAACTGGCGGAGCTAAATGCAGGTAATGAAGAGAAAGAGAAAATCTGGCTCTCTGAAATCATTCAAGAGATAAACAATATCGTTTTTATTCATAATGATAAGAACGAGATATTACTGAGTAACTGTCCTAAGTTTCAATCGAATGAATGTCAGGTTTGTACCATGAAGTCGCAAGCGAGCGGGGCTTCATTGGTCGGAAATCAGATTGAGATCAAAACGATTCTTGATGGTGATAATCTCAACGATACTCACTTGGCCGAAGACTGCCGTCTAGATATCTCTCATGTTCACAGAGAGAGTAAAACGATTTCATCATCGAACAGCGATAAGCGCTTTATCCTGACGTCTCTGCTTGATGTATCTGCGCAAAAGAACCGTGAAAACGCGTTAATCAAAGCCGAGAAAGAGGCGAAACTTGCAGTTGAAGCAAGAGAGAACCTACTCACTACCATGAGCCATGAACTTCGCACGCCTTTATCTGCTGTGCATGGGTTGCTCGACATCATTAAAATCAATGCAGTTAACGATAAAGACAGTCATTTAGTCGACCAAGCTATTCGTTCTCTCGATCACCTAAATAAGCTGGTGGATGGTGTACTTGATCTGTCGAAGATCGAATCAGGGGTACTGTCTGTTAAAGCTGAAAAGGTCGAACTATTACCGCTTCTTTGCGATGTATTCAGAACCTTTGAACCGATTTCTAAAAGCAAGAACCTTCATTACCGTGTTGAGATTCATCCCTTTGCTGATCGATGGATCATGGTTGATGGCATTCGTGTGTCTCAAATACTCACGAACCTGCTGTCGAATGCCGTGAAGTTCACCTCAGAAGGAGAGATCAGTGTTGTGGTTGCAGCTGTCGATAATCAGCTAGTTGTCGAGATAACCGATACCGGTATTGGTATGACTCCAACACAACAACAGCAAGTGCTGAAACCCTTCGTACAAGCAGATGACAGCATAACAAGACATTACGGTGGAACAGGGCTAGGGCTCAGCATTGTTGACCAGCTCCTGCAATGCATGGGTGGCGAACTGCACATAGAGTCTGAGTTGAATCACGGTACAACAATCAATGTCTCTATCCCGTTTGTAAGATGTGACGATGATGAGGTCTATTCCATTAGAAGCCTAACGTATTCGCGAGATCTCCCTGACAACTTAAAGGGTTGGTGTCATGAATGGAAGCTAACAGAATCTGAGAATACACCTGATCTTTATATCACGCAGAGTTCGCAATCTAATCTTGTCAGCATGATGGTTCGCCGAAACTTGAATGACCAAACAACGATTTCACAAGAACAGTTGAAGTACCCAGACAGCTTGCTGAATTTGATCGTAAAACCAGATGAGAACACCGTTAATTTACTGACTCCAGACGCTGTGAGCGATTGGCAATACGGCGATGTTCTTATCGCAGAAGATAATCCAATTAACCAGAGTGTGATGACATTGCAAATGAACGAACTCGGCATCAAACCTGTGTTTGTGGATACCGGACTTCAGGCATGGGATTACATTAATCACAACTCGATTAAGGTACTGCTTACTGATTTCCACATGCCCGAAATGGATGGTTATGAGTTGGTAAGCAAGATCAAAAGCAGTGAACAATTTAAAGATATTGTCGTGATTGGTATCACAGCGGAAGACTCGCGAGTAGCGCGTGAGAAAACCAAAGACATAGCGATCGATGACATTCTTTATAAGCCATACAGTGTGTCGAAATTATTGGATATTTTGGAGAAGCACGCAACGCCAGCTAGCCGCGCTCCCAGTTGGTTAGAACGATTCGAGAAAAATGACGCGATTGCGGTTGCTAACGTGTTTATCGACACCATGGCTGAGGATGTCGCGAATTTCGATTTCCATTCGCCAACCATAAACCGAACCGTACACCGAATTAAAGGGGCGTTAAACGCAATCGGAGCGAGTGAAATCTCTGCGCTATGCCAAGACGTTGAGTGTTGTGAACCAAAAGTGAATAAAGAAAAGTTAGAGAAACTGGTCGGGGCCATTGAGTCAGAAATTGAATTTACAAAAGCGTGGTTAAAAGCCAATGAACACTAA
- a CDS encoding EAL domain-containing response regulator: MNTNLNIMIVDDHPIHLILLKQLLTKLSCKVTVFDNALEACESVIATHYDIIFCDIQMPVYDGIDMMFMLDEANYQGNVVLISSVELTVISAIRAMCEGFPFDVLDIIEKPYTQKSIEDVLAMRLKSANKACPARKKIEVTDEEFLVALANGQIQNYYQPKVDFVTERLSGYEALARWVHPEYGVLTPDVFLPIVTRCKLSAELFDTVLNNALDDIKIRNLDKKIAINVDQFNLEDSDFAQTFITRCLEREVNPSAFIIEITERDTYRNSVSLYKNLTKLRVNDVTVSIDDFGTGNSTLEKLAQLPFNEMKIDRSFVFEIKDDQKKKNIVLSICGLAKNLGIKLVAEGVEDHETWSLLKEYGVEVCQGYFVSKPLPLELVKQIDIDIK; the protein is encoded by the coding sequence ATGAACACTAATCTTAATATTATGATTGTCGACGATCACCCGATTCATCTGATCTTGTTAAAACAGCTGCTGACCAAGCTAAGCTGTAAAGTTACCGTTTTCGATAACGCGTTAGAGGCATGTGAAAGCGTTATTGCTACACATTACGACATCATCTTTTGTGATATTCAAATGCCAGTATATGACGGAATCGACATGATGTTTATGTTGGACGAAGCGAATTACCAAGGCAATGTTGTCTTGATTAGCTCCGTTGAACTGACGGTGATTTCGGCTATTCGTGCTATGTGTGAAGGCTTTCCATTCGATGTGTTAGACATCATTGAAAAACCTTATACCCAAAAGTCGATTGAAGATGTGTTAGCGATGAGGCTCAAGTCTGCCAACAAAGCTTGTCCAGCGAGAAAGAAGATCGAGGTCACTGACGAAGAGTTTCTGGTGGCATTAGCCAATGGCCAAATACAGAACTACTACCAGCCTAAAGTGGACTTTGTCACGGAGCGTTTGTCTGGTTATGAAGCGCTGGCTCGATGGGTACACCCTGAATACGGCGTGCTAACACCGGATGTGTTCTTGCCTATTGTGACTCGATGTAAATTGTCAGCAGAGCTGTTTGATACCGTGCTCAACAACGCGCTAGATGACATTAAAATTCGAAATCTCGACAAGAAAATCGCTATTAATGTCGATCAGTTCAACTTAGAAGACAGCGACTTTGCCCAAACTTTTATTACTCGATGCCTAGAGCGAGAGGTGAACCCTTCGGCGTTCATTATCGAGATCACCGAGCGTGACACGTACCGTAACAGTGTCTCTTTGTACAAGAACCTCACTAAGCTGAGGGTGAATGACGTGACTGTATCGATTGATGATTTTGGAACGGGTAATTCAACTTTGGAGAAGTTGGCTCAACTGCCGTTCAACGAAATGAAAATTGACCGTTCGTTTGTCTTTGAAATTAAAGATGACCAAAAGAAAAAGAATATCGTTTTATCAATATGTGGCTTAGCGAAAAACCTTGGCATTAAGCTTGTCGCTGAAGGGGTAGAAGACCACGAAACTTGGTCTTTGCTAAAGGAATACGGTGTAGAAGTGTGTCAGGGATATTTTGTCTCTAAACCGTTGCCGTTAGAACTAGTCAAACAAATAGATATAGATATCAAATGA
- a CDS encoding response regulator transcription factor, with protein sequence MNCLIFDDHPLVCVAIKSLVESSPHIAQVNVASELKTANEFVRKSNIDLLILDVNLNDCDGFDFYRRIRAHGFKGRVVFYSAETSAYYSEMAFKVGAHGYVCKSEHYNVLKDAIEAIAKGYSFFKEINDPQKAKRTLKLSAREATVAKLLLKGMTNKDAAEFLSISEKTISTYKRRMLTKYSVDSIVELSRVIEL encoded by the coding sequence ATGAACTGTTTAATTTTCGATGATCACCCTCTGGTTTGTGTTGCGATCAAGTCACTTGTTGAATCTTCACCTCATATTGCTCAAGTCAACGTGGCTTCAGAGTTAAAAACTGCTAATGAGTTTGTTCGTAAATCAAACATCGACTTACTGATCTTGGATGTGAATTTGAATGATTGCGATGGCTTCGACTTTTATCGTCGTATTAGAGCGCATGGGTTCAAAGGGCGAGTCGTGTTCTATTCTGCTGAAACCAGTGCTTACTACAGCGAAATGGCGTTCAAAGTGGGAGCTCATGGTTATGTGTGCAAATCAGAGCATTACAACGTACTTAAAGACGCGATTGAAGCCATTGCAAAAGGTTATTCGTTTTTTAAAGAGATTAATGACCCACAAAAGGCAAAACGAACGCTTAAGCTCTCTGCTCGTGAAGCCACGGTCGCTAAATTACTGCTTAAGGGAATGACGAATAAAGATGCCGCCGAGTTTCTCTCTATCAGTGAGAAAACAATCAGTACTTACAAAAGAAGGATGCTTACCAAGTACAGCGTTGACAGTATTGTCGAGTTGTCGAGAGTGATTGAATTATGA
- a CDS encoding diguanylate cyclase encodes MTTKRIIKLMPKFKVATISLTFSSMSFLLFIVSFGTVAINNDIKEFDLSTLQLDRHKDNLVLLGLFTESQINQTSDMGSHDFDSVDEINFVDSIYPLGDPELNKAEIAVRHLMHQISLYKNLGGIDDNFVYFYRSYSGSKYIFPNKFENFTPSEAHLSRDICLGSEVCSITAKEYQLTDRVIISQPHIGLISQKEIISIVTPVYDEGSIIGDYVLNVNIDLYISGGLDVGYETKNNTNNLIVTYPGYPYSYLNYSKTTVADNQTTYTYRYPYSKLVIDYFWVFVVLLLASLNYLFYVNKARIAKDELVDAKHSALKDELTGLYNRRIYNETSFNQAVQGKACSVIAIDGDRIKKINDSLGHSWGDEVIQHIAHSMKDVFRRDDFLIRAGGDEFIVIMPNCSFENAKKASEILQRQVTESKVASLGFDVSVSVGVAFKGASESLESVFHKADEKLYEQKAQR; translated from the coding sequence ATGACGACTAAACGAATCATCAAATTAATGCCAAAATTTAAAGTTGCGACGATCTCACTGACGTTTTCTTCCATGTCATTTCTCTTGTTTATCGTCAGTTTTGGCACGGTAGCGATCAACAATGACATCAAAGAGTTTGATTTAAGCACGTTGCAGTTAGATAGACATAAAGACAACTTAGTTCTGTTGGGCTTGTTTACGGAATCTCAGATTAATCAAACATCAGACATGGGTAGCCATGACTTTGACAGCGTTGATGAGATCAACTTTGTTGATAGCATTTATCCTCTTGGTGATCCTGAATTGAATAAGGCTGAAATCGCTGTTAGGCACTTAATGCATCAAATTTCGTTGTACAAAAACCTCGGTGGTATCGACGATAATTTCGTCTATTTCTATCGTTCATATTCGGGTTCAAAATACATATTCCCGAACAAATTTGAGAACTTCACACCGTCAGAAGCGCATCTTTCACGAGACATTTGCCTTGGAAGTGAGGTGTGTTCGATCACCGCGAAAGAATACCAATTGACGGATAGGGTGATCATATCGCAGCCTCACATTGGGTTGATAAGCCAAAAGGAAATCATTTCGATTGTGACCCCAGTGTATGACGAGGGGAGCATCATTGGTGATTACGTGTTGAACGTGAATATAGACCTTTATATAAGCGGTGGTTTAGATGTGGGTTACGAGACGAAGAATAACACCAACAACTTAATAGTAACGTATCCAGGTTACCCGTACTCATACCTCAATTACAGTAAGACGACGGTTGCCGATAACCAGACCACTTATACGTATCGCTATCCATATTCCAAGTTGGTTATTGATTACTTTTGGGTGTTTGTTGTTTTGCTGCTCGCTAGCCTGAACTATCTCTTTTATGTCAATAAGGCCAGGATCGCCAAAGACGAATTGGTAGATGCGAAACACTCGGCGCTAAAGGACGAGCTGACAGGGTTGTACAACCGTCGAATTTATAACGAGACATCGTTTAATCAAGCGGTGCAAGGAAAAGCGTGTTCGGTTATCGCCATTGATGGCGACCGAATTAAAAAGATCAACGATAGCCTTGGTCACAGTTGGGGAGATGAAGTGATTCAACACATCGCTCATTCAATGAAAGACGTTTTCCGCCGTGATGACTTCTTGATAAGAGCTGGTGGCGATGAATTTATCGTTATTATGCCGAATTGCAGTTTTGAAAATGCTAAGAAAGCTTCAGAGATCCTACAAAGGCAAGTGACAGAGTCTAAAGTCGCTTCATTGGGCTTTGATGTTTCCGTGAGTGTTGGGGTCGCCTTCAAAGGTGCGAGTGAGTCACTGGAAAGTGTGTTTCACAAAGCCGATGAAAAGCTATATGAGCAAAAAGCACAGCGCTAA
- a CDS encoding LysR family transcriptional regulator, whose translation MNKDLDLNLLRILVLLDKHQQLKPVAKILGKSEASISKYLARLREQLGDELFIRHAHHFESTDFLKKQLPVIQAGLDSLESCMGTSTFDPLTYDKPITISMPQVAQYFLGELILNDLFELFPNAPISIVSPSDRPIESILDGNVDVYMHNFNEECPKSIYQLPVGSLPVGIVLPDDMEADSLETALSLPFIFLELKGWKGSKQVVRMILEKKGFEIESKVTVGDVGLLLGLLKRRRCATIMMNFGRSIEGFKSIEIPESYYATGRPKIAAYIKQTHRNNALHRLLIDVMEKYLN comes from the coding sequence GTGAATAAAGATTTAGATCTAAATCTTCTACGTATCTTGGTGTTGTTGGATAAACACCAACAACTTAAGCCAGTGGCTAAGATTCTGGGCAAGAGCGAGGCATCTATCAGTAAGTACCTGGCTCGCTTAAGAGAGCAACTTGGTGACGAGTTGTTTATTCGACATGCACACCATTTTGAAAGTACCGATTTTCTTAAGAAACAGCTTCCCGTCATTCAGGCTGGGTTAGACAGTCTTGAATCTTGTATGGGGACGAGTACTTTTGATCCGCTAACTTATGACAAGCCCATCACTATCTCGATGCCCCAAGTTGCCCAGTATTTTTTGGGTGAACTGATATTGAATGACCTGTTTGAACTGTTTCCTAACGCGCCCATTAGTATCGTGAGCCCAAGTGATCGCCCAATCGAAAGTATCTTAGATGGCAATGTGGATGTGTACATGCACAATTTTAATGAAGAATGTCCTAAGAGTATCTATCAACTACCTGTTGGTTCATTACCAGTCGGCATCGTACTTCCTGATGACATGGAGGCAGACTCTTTAGAAACGGCATTGTCATTGCCCTTTATTTTCCTGGAGCTAAAAGGCTGGAAGGGCTCTAAGCAAGTGGTGCGAATGATTTTAGAGAAGAAAGGGTTTGAAATTGAATCTAAGGTCACCGTTGGGGATGTGGGTCTATTACTCGGACTGTTAAAGCGTCGAAGATGCGCCACCATAATGATGAATTTTGGTCGTTCGATTGAAGGCTTTAAATCGATTGAAATACCAGAATCATATTATGCGACAGGTCGCCCCAAAATCGCGGCTTACATCAAGCAAACCCACCGCAACAACGCGTTACATCGATTGCTTATTGATGTGATGGAGAAGTACTTAAATTAG
- a CDS encoding response regulator transcription factor, whose translation MKNQNVLIIDEQPLYREALAELVMDSLEFDDLHKTTDTDKVLKLVKSQSIDLIVLDVTLANNDGMNLAKIIKAHGYEGKLLFVSSSDSSSLSEAAQSLGANGFLSKSESHESIRFALSSIMKGYSLFKSDQKNNGKNTKLSNKEAIVYQYLIQGHSNKLISEKLSLSAKTISTYKTRILNKYRANSIVELVQLNDAL comes from the coding sequence ATGAAAAATCAGAACGTTCTAATCATAGATGAACAGCCGCTTTATCGTGAAGCCCTTGCAGAGTTGGTTATGGACTCGTTAGAGTTTGACGATCTGCATAAAACCACCGATACCGATAAAGTTTTAAAGCTCGTGAAAAGCCAAAGCATCGACTTGATTGTTCTTGATGTGACCTTGGCAAACAACGATGGTATGAACCTCGCTAAAATAATCAAAGCGCACGGTTATGAAGGAAAGTTACTGTTTGTTTCTTCTTCAGATAGCTCAAGCTTATCAGAGGCGGCTCAATCACTTGGTGCCAATGGGTTCCTGAGTAAAAGCGAAAGCCATGAATCCATTCGCTTCGCCCTATCCAGCATTATGAAAGGTTATTCGTTGTTCAAATCAGACCAAAAGAACAATGGCAAGAACACAAAACTCTCTAACAAAGAAGCGATCGTGTATCAGTACCTGATTCAAGGACACTCGAACAAGCTTATTTCAGAAAAACTGTCTCTAAGTGCCAAAACTATTAGTACCTATAAAACACGAATCCTAAACAAGTACAGAGCCAATTCAATCGTCGAGCTGGTTCAACTGAACGATGCACTTTAA